One part of the Nocardioides zeae genome encodes these proteins:
- a CDS encoding PadR family transcriptional regulator — protein MSVRNALLALLDPDPKYGYQLRAEFEARTGATWPLNIGQVYTTLARLERDGLVERQDEGGGEQQVLYALTERGRAESAAWFASPVPRATPPRDELAIKLALAVDAPDVDVVTVIQRQREATVAALQEHTRAQRRARPPAGKELGVDELAWSLVLDSLVFAAEAEVRWLDHCETRLARRGRPPRRTGSPGPDPTPVPTTDPEPQENAR, from the coding sequence ATGTCGGTCCGCAACGCGTTGCTCGCGCTGCTCGATCCGGACCCGAAGTACGGCTACCAGCTCCGGGCCGAGTTCGAGGCGCGCACGGGAGCGACGTGGCCGCTCAACATCGGGCAGGTCTACACGACCCTCGCCCGCCTCGAGCGTGACGGGCTCGTCGAGCGCCAGGACGAGGGCGGGGGCGAGCAGCAGGTTCTCTACGCGCTGACCGAGCGCGGTCGTGCGGAGAGCGCCGCGTGGTTCGCCTCCCCGGTGCCGCGCGCGACGCCGCCCCGCGACGAGCTGGCGATCAAGCTCGCCCTCGCGGTCGACGCCCCCGACGTCGACGTCGTCACGGTGATCCAGCGGCAGCGCGAGGCCACGGTCGCGGCGCTCCAGGAGCACACCCGCGCCCAGCGGCGGGCGCGGCCCCCGGCCGGCAAGGAGCTGGGGGTCGACGAGCTGGCGTGGAGCCTCGTCCTCGACTCGCTGGTCTTCGCCGCGGAGGCCGAGGTGCGGTGGCTCGACCACTGCGAGACCCGCCTGGCGCGCCGGGGGCGACCACCCCGGCGTACCGGATCCCCCGGCCCCGACCCCACTCCCGTTCCGACCACCGACCCCGAGCCGCAGGAGAACGCCCGATGA
- a CDS encoding response regulator — MGDGVGDGVDGGLRVVVADDSVLLREGLQLILADAGHTVVATAGDGPGLVAAVAAHAPDLALVDVRMPPRHTDEGLRAAVEIRRARPGARILVLSQYVEVSYADELLASGEGGVGYLLKDRVSELGSFLDAVATVAAGGTVLDPLVVAQLMRRRRDPLEALTPREREVLAAMAEGLSNAAIAARLSVTEGGVEKHTQRIFAKLDLHADDAQHRRVKAVLAFLR; from the coding sequence ATGGGTGACGGGGTGGGTGACGGGGTGGACGGGGGGCTGCGCGTCGTCGTCGCCGACGACTCGGTGCTGCTGCGCGAGGGCCTCCAGCTGATCCTCGCCGACGCGGGGCACACCGTGGTCGCGACGGCGGGCGACGGCCCCGGCCTCGTGGCCGCCGTCGCCGCGCACGCGCCCGACCTTGCCCTCGTCGACGTGCGGATGCCGCCCCGCCACACCGACGAGGGCCTGCGCGCCGCCGTCGAGATCCGCCGGGCGCGGCCGGGGGCACGGATCCTGGTGCTGAGCCAGTACGTCGAGGTGTCCTACGCCGACGAGCTCCTCGCCTCGGGCGAGGGCGGGGTCGGCTACCTGCTCAAGGACCGCGTCAGCGAGCTCGGCTCGTTCCTCGACGCCGTCGCGACCGTCGCCGCCGGTGGGACGGTGCTCGACCCGCTCGTCGTCGCGCAGCTCATGCGGCGGCGGCGGGACCCGCTCGAGGCCCTGACGCCCCGCGAGCGCGAGGTGCTCGCCGCGATGGCCGAGGGGCTCTCCAACGCGGCGATCGCCGCCCGGCTCAGCGTCACCGAGGGCGGCGTGGAGAAGCACACACAGCGCATCTTCGCCAAGCTCGACCTCCACGCCGACGACGCCCAGCACCGCCGGGTCAAGGCCGTGCTGGCGTTCCTGCGGTAG
- a CDS encoding sensor histidine kinase: MTETRPVPPVDDPVPDLGDAHATTVLPVDPAPAPHDARRRGPGRVLAETGYALTAFPLGLVGFVLVVSGVAVGGGLAVLVVGLPVLALTAVVARGFAHLERTRMRGMLDREAATPTYAAARPRDGWFRRVLTPLRDPQSWLDMVWAVLALVTGTLAFVAVVTTWALVLGGLTYWFWQQWLPANPDNRSLAELLGLGDGRGAESVLNLVVGLVALALLPWVVRLVALLHAGLAEALLCSRASLQAEVRRATGGRDAARDAEARSLRRLERDIHDGPQQRLVRLAMDIGRARHQLEQDPERAREALDAAYTQARDAIDELRALSRGIAPPLLVDRGLGPALEELVHRADAEVELRIDPELAHGLAPHVETALYFVVAEGMTNVAKHSGAATVLVQVEREGDTVAANVADDGVGGAHQGKGSGLAGLEQRVRGLGGRLLLSSPVGGPTVLRAEVPLDG, encoded by the coding sequence ATGACCGAGACTCGTCCTGTGCCGCCCGTCGACGACCCCGTGCCCGACCTCGGGGACGCGCACGCCACCACCGTCCTGCCCGTCGATCCCGCACCCGCGCCGCACGACGCCCGGCGACGCGGTCCGGGCCGCGTGCTGGCGGAGACGGGGTACGCGCTGACCGCGTTCCCCCTCGGGCTCGTGGGGTTCGTGCTGGTGGTGTCCGGGGTCGCCGTGGGCGGCGGCCTCGCCGTCCTCGTCGTCGGCCTGCCCGTGCTCGCGCTGACGGCGGTGGTGGCGCGGGGGTTCGCCCACCTCGAGCGCACCCGGATGCGCGGGATGCTCGACCGGGAGGCCGCGACGCCGACGTACGCCGCGGCTCGCCCCCGCGACGGCTGGTTCCGTCGCGTCCTCACCCCGCTGCGGGACCCGCAGTCGTGGCTCGACATGGTGTGGGCGGTGCTGGCCCTCGTGACCGGCACGCTCGCGTTCGTCGCGGTCGTCACCACCTGGGCCCTCGTGCTCGGCGGGCTGACCTACTGGTTCTGGCAGCAGTGGCTGCCGGCGAACCCGGACAACCGCTCCCTCGCGGAGCTCCTCGGCCTCGGCGACGGCCGCGGGGCGGAGAGCGTCCTCAACCTGGTCGTGGGTCTCGTCGCCCTGGCCCTGCTGCCCTGGGTCGTGCGGCTCGTCGCGCTGCTCCACGCCGGTCTGGCCGAGGCGCTGCTGTGCAGCCGGGCGAGCCTGCAGGCCGAGGTACGCCGCGCCACCGGTGGCCGCGACGCCGCCCGTGACGCGGAGGCCCGGTCGCTGCGCCGCCTGGAGCGCGACATCCACGACGGGCCACAGCAGCGGCTCGTGCGCCTCGCCATGGACATCGGGCGGGCCCGGCACCAGCTCGAGCAGGACCCGGAGCGGGCGCGGGAGGCGCTGGACGCGGCGTACACGCAGGCGCGGGACGCCATCGACGAGCTGCGCGCCCTGTCGCGCGGCATCGCGCCGCCCCTGCTCGTCGACCGCGGCCTCGGCCCGGCCCTCGAGGAGCTCGTCCACCGTGCCGACGCCGAGGTCGAGCTCCGGATCGACCCCGAGCTGGCCCACGGGCTGGCGCCGCACGTGGAGACCGCGCTCTACTTCGTCGTGGCCGAGGGGATGACCAACGTGGCCAAGCACTCCGGCGCCGCGACGGTGCTGGTGCAGGTCGAGCGGGAGGGGGACACCGTGGCCGCGAACGTCGCCGACGACGGCGTCGGCGGGGCGCACCAGGGCAAGGGCTCCGGCCTCGCCGGGCTCGAGCAGCGGGTGCGCGGCCTCGGCGGACGCCTCCTCCTCTCCTCCCCCGTCGGCGGTCCGACGGTGCTGCGGGCGGAGGTCCCGCTCGATGGGTGA
- a CDS encoding ABC transporter permease, with amino-acid sequence MTAVAQSLTLAGRGVLRVRHDPQRLFDVIALPVILTVLFAGVFGGAVAGSTEAYLPHLVTGVLVQIAVTASVVTGVQLRDDLDSGVFDRFRSMPLARIAPLAGSLLADVVRYVVAVSVTVAVGVVMGYRPPSWPGLVAGCLLAVLCAFALSWVFAYVGAVMRSAQAVQGASMLVLMPMTFMSNALVPVETMPGWMRSVAEVNPISLVVDAVRALAAGDAAAGAVGHSLLGAAVVVALAAPLTVRAYVRQDRR; translated from the coding sequence GTGACCGCGGTCGCCCAGTCCCTGACCCTGGCGGGGCGGGGCGTGCTCCGGGTGCGCCACGACCCCCAGCGCCTGTTCGACGTCATCGCGCTCCCCGTCATCCTGACGGTGCTCTTCGCCGGCGTGTTCGGCGGCGCGGTCGCCGGCAGCACCGAGGCCTACCTGCCCCACCTCGTCACGGGCGTGCTCGTGCAGATCGCCGTCACCGCGTCGGTCGTCACCGGCGTCCAGCTGCGCGACGACCTGGACAGCGGCGTGTTCGACCGCTTCCGCAGCATGCCGCTGGCCCGGATCGCGCCGCTCGCCGGCTCCCTCCTGGCGGACGTGGTCCGCTACGTGGTGGCGGTCTCGGTCACCGTGGCCGTCGGCGTGGTGATGGGCTACCGACCCCCGAGCTGGCCCGGGCTGGTCGCCGGCTGCCTGCTCGCGGTCCTCTGCGCGTTCGCGCTGAGCTGGGTCTTCGCGTACGTCGGGGCGGTGATGCGCTCCGCCCAGGCGGTGCAGGGCGCCTCCATGCTCGTGCTGATGCCGATGACGTTCATGTCGAACGCGCTCGTGCCGGTGGAGACGATGCCCGGTTGGATGCGGTCGGTCGCCGAGGTCAACCCGATCAGCCTGGTCGTCGACGCGGTGCGCGCGCTGGCCGCCGGCGACGCGGCGGCGGGCGCGGTCGGCCACTCGCTGCTGGGCGCGGCGGTGGTGGTGGCGCTCGCAGCGCCGCTGACCGTGCGCGCCTACGTCCGCCAGGACCGCCGGTGA
- a CDS encoding FtsX-like permease family protein: MTGWRPLLRLARRDLARHRGRTAIVLVMLTLPVLVVTAGAVLFATGDISSTERLDRELGPEGQAALAPTSMGPLRQAADPDDGWSSGTYGESGDTFSRVDEGAADPAAWADVLGDRPVLEVRGGSVEVEAGDGRLNATGLEVDLTTPLGAGLVEPGEGRLPAATDEVAVSAALARRGAAIGDEIEVGGAARTVVGIAESRTDQGPFVTGPIGALGLEVTTGASSRYLVGGAPVTWADVEELNAEGVLVLSRAVVDDPPAEAGAVEAELAYDVVDDGVVATGALIVVMVLLEVVLLAGPAFAVGARRQARTVALLVTGGATPGQVRGLVLASGVVLGVAAAVVGVLGGIAVAALVPWGLEQAAAQWPWVDRQVSGGRLGPFDVPWGAVLAVASFGVVSAVLAAVVPAWLASRTDVVAVLAGRRGDDRPGHRSPVVGAVLVALGVVAAVAGALDREERLVAFAAVPLVIGTVLLVAPLLALLGRSASRLPLALRFAVRDSARHRSRTVPAIAAVAATVAGAVALGIGGASDAAQEAQAYSPELPLGQAVVRSVTGVPLGDDLAAAEDLVPPGAVPVTGLGSRSDDEVQIDWSATILGDGEGWSYGSWTTPYGSQVLVTDDLGAADLDAGIAPADRDVARHALAAGRALVVVMDPAGAGEERQVQLTASRWRIRQTTGDDENDELVAVEVPATLVRAERPTARFAAVLPTALAAEVTAGAPAEVQPATTALLLPDGPGPGGVRELQEQLEEELPGLTVYEETGYESPPETVWVLVGVATVALLLVLVGSLTATTLAINDAARDLATLGAVGATPGVRRRIAASYALVITGVGAGLGLLVGLVPGIAVTFPLTAPVDYYGYGTAGLPGPVLAVPWLLIGALVLLLPVVVAAIAAATTRSATVLVGRGAAAG, from the coding sequence ATGACCGGCTGGCGGCCGCTGCTGCGGCTCGCGCGGCGGGACCTGGCGCGGCACCGCGGGCGTACGGCGATCGTCCTCGTCATGCTGACCCTCCCGGTGCTCGTCGTGACGGCGGGCGCGGTGCTGTTCGCGACCGGCGACATCAGCTCGACGGAGCGGCTCGACCGGGAGCTGGGGCCCGAGGGACAGGCCGCCCTGGCGCCCACCTCGATGGGGCCGCTGCGCCAGGCGGCGGACCCGGACGACGGCTGGTCGTCGGGGACCTACGGGGAATCGGGGGACACGTTCTCGAGGGTCGACGAGGGCGCCGCGGACCCGGCGGCCTGGGCGGACGTGCTGGGCGACCGCCCCGTCCTCGAGGTGCGCGGGGGATCGGTCGAGGTCGAGGCCGGCGACGGCCGCCTGAACGCGACCGGGCTCGAGGTCGACCTGACCACGCCGCTCGGCGCGGGGCTGGTCGAGCCCGGGGAGGGCCGTCTGCCCGCGGCGACGGACGAGGTGGCCGTCAGCGCCGCGCTCGCGCGCCGCGGTGCCGCCATCGGCGACGAGATCGAGGTGGGCGGCGCCGCCCGCACGGTCGTCGGCATCGCGGAGAGCCGCACCGACCAGGGGCCGTTCGTGACGGGTCCGATCGGTGCTCTCGGGCTCGAGGTCACGACGGGCGCCTCGTCGCGGTACCTGGTCGGCGGCGCCCCGGTGACCTGGGCCGACGTCGAGGAGCTCAACGCCGAGGGCGTCCTCGTGCTGTCCCGCGCGGTGGTGGACGACCCACCGGCGGAGGCCGGGGCGGTCGAGGCCGAGCTCGCCTACGACGTCGTCGACGACGGGGTGGTCGCCACGGGCGCGCTCATCGTCGTCATGGTCCTCCTCGAGGTCGTGCTGCTCGCCGGTCCGGCCTTCGCCGTCGGCGCGCGGAGGCAGGCCCGCACGGTGGCCCTGCTCGTGACGGGCGGGGCGACGCCGGGCCAGGTGCGCGGGCTCGTGCTGGCCTCCGGCGTCGTGCTCGGCGTGGCGGCGGCGGTCGTCGGGGTGCTCGGTGGGATCGCGGTCGCCGCCCTCGTGCCCTGGGGGCTCGAGCAGGCCGCGGCCCAGTGGCCGTGGGTTGACCGCCAGGTGTCCGGCGGCCGCCTCGGGCCCTTCGACGTGCCGTGGGGAGCGGTGCTGGCCGTCGCGTCCTTCGGGGTGGTGAGCGCCGTGCTGGCTGCCGTCGTCCCGGCGTGGCTGGCGTCGCGCACCGACGTCGTCGCGGTGCTCGCGGGCCGGCGGGGTGACGACCGCCCGGGCCACCGGTCGCCCGTCGTCGGCGCCGTCCTGGTGGCGCTCGGCGTCGTGGCTGCCGTGGCGGGAGCGCTCGACCGCGAGGAGCGGCTGGTGGCGTTCGCCGCCGTGCCGCTGGTCATCGGGACCGTGCTGCTGGTGGCGCCGTTGCTCGCCCTGCTGGGCCGCTCGGCGTCCCGGCTCCCGTTGGCGTTGCGCTTCGCCGTACGGGACTCGGCGCGGCACCGCTCCCGCACCGTGCCCGCGATCGCGGCCGTGGCGGCCACCGTGGCCGGTGCCGTGGCGCTGGGCATCGGCGGCGCGAGCGACGCCGCGCAGGAGGCGCAGGCCTACAGCCCCGAGCTCCCGCTCGGCCAGGCCGTCGTCCGATCGGTCACGGGGGTGCCGCTCGGCGACGACCTGGCTGCTGCGGAGGACCTCGTGCCGCCAGGCGCCGTGCCGGTGACGGGCCTCGGGTCCCGCTCCGACGACGAGGTGCAGATCGACTGGAGCGCGACCATCCTGGGCGACGGCGAGGGGTGGTCCTACGGGTCGTGGACGACGCCCTACGGCAGCCAGGTCCTCGTCACCGACGACCTCGGGGCGGCCGACCTCGACGCGGGCATCGCCCCGGCCGACCGCGACGTCGCGCGGCACGCGCTCGCCGCGGGTCGGGCGCTGGTCGTCGTGATGGACCCCGCCGGCGCGGGCGAGGAGCGGCAGGTGCAGCTCACGGCGAGCCGGTGGCGGATCCGGCAGACGACCGGTGACGACGAGAACGACGAGCTCGTGGCGGTGGAGGTGCCGGCCACCCTGGTGCGCGCGGAGCGGCCCACGGCGCGGTTCGCCGCGGTGCTGCCGACCGCGCTCGCCGCCGAGGTCACGGCGGGCGCCCCGGCCGAGGTGCAGCCGGCGACGACGGCGCTCCTGCTGCCCGACGGGCCCGGACCGGGGGGAGTGCGGGAGCTGCAGGAGCAGCTCGAGGAGGAGCTGCCGGGGCTGACGGTCTACGAGGAGACCGGGTACGAGAGCCCGCCCGAGACGGTCTGGGTGCTCGTCGGGGTCGCGACCGTCGCGCTCCTGCTGGTGCTCGTCGGCAGCCTGACGGCCACCACCCTCGCCATCAACGACGCCGCCCGCGACCTGGCGACGCTCGGCGCGGTGGGGGCCACCCCGGGGGTACGGCGCCGCATCGCCGCCTCCTACGCCCTCGTCATCACGGGCGTGGGTGCAGGCCTCGGCCTCCTCGTGGGTCTGGTGCCGGGCATCGCGGTCACGTTCCCGCTGACGGCGCCGGTCGACTACTACGGGTACGGCACCGCGGGCCTCCCCGGCCCGGTGCTCGCGGTCCCGTGGCTGCTGATCGGCGCCCTGGTGCTGCTCCTGCCGGTCGTCGTCGCGGCCATCGCGGCGGCTACGACGCGCAGCGCGACCGTGCTCGTCGGGCGGGGTGCGGCGGCGGGGTGA
- a CDS encoding ATP-binding cassette domain-containing protein gives MSGPPHDAPAIEVAGLVKQYGERRALDGLDLVVPAGGVHAVLGPNGAGKTTLVRVLTTLVRPDGGTARVLGHDVTRDAARVRSLVGLTGQYASVDELLTARQNLMVVGRLLGARRRAARERAAELLERFDLTAAADRQVRTFSGGMRRRLDIAASIVVQPRLLFLDEPTTGLDPRTRLQMWATVRDLVAGGTTVLLTTQYLEEADTLAGRISVVDHGRVVADDTPAVLKRSVGGLSLHLVVRHPGSLATACGLVERVVGVAPTLHDVGCGLSVPVLDESVLPPVVTGLREAGVEVIEVGVRPPALDDVFLALTGRAHPAPVEAAPVEVAS, from the coding sequence ATGAGCGGGCCCCCGCACGACGCGCCGGCGATCGAGGTGGCCGGGCTGGTCAAGCAGTACGGCGAGCGTCGTGCCCTCGACGGGCTCGACCTCGTCGTACCGGCGGGCGGCGTGCACGCCGTGCTCGGCCCCAACGGGGCGGGCAAGACCACCCTCGTGCGGGTCCTCACCACGTTGGTGCGACCCGACGGGGGCACCGCCCGGGTGCTCGGGCACGACGTCACCCGCGATGCCGCCCGGGTGCGGTCGCTGGTGGGCCTCACCGGGCAGTACGCCTCCGTCGACGAGCTCCTCACGGCGCGCCAGAACCTCATGGTGGTGGGGCGGTTGCTCGGCGCCCGACGCCGGGCGGCGCGTGAGCGCGCCGCCGAGCTGCTCGAGCGCTTCGACCTGACGGCGGCGGCGGACCGCCAGGTGCGGACGTTCTCCGGGGGCATGCGCCGGCGGCTCGACATCGCCGCCAGCATCGTCGTGCAGCCCCGGCTGCTCTTCCTCGACGAGCCGACCACGGGTCTCGACCCGCGCACGCGCCTCCAGATGTGGGCTACCGTCCGCGACCTGGTGGCGGGTGGCACGACGGTGCTGCTCACGACGCAGTACCTCGAGGAGGCCGACACCCTCGCCGGTCGGATCAGCGTCGTCGACCACGGCCGGGTGGTTGCCGACGACACCCCGGCGGTGCTCAAGCGTTCCGTCGGCGGGCTCTCGCTCCACCTGGTGGTGCGGCACCCCGGGAGCCTCGCGACCGCCTGCGGCCTCGTCGAGCGGGTGGTCGGGGTGGCCCCGACCCTCCACGACGTCGGTTGCGGACTGAGCGTGCCGGTGCTCGACGAGTCGGTGCTGCCGCCGGTGGTGACCGGCCTGCGCGAGGCCGGTGTCGAGGTGATCGAGGTGGGGGTGCGGCCACCCGCCCTCGACGACGTGTTCCTCGCGCTGACGGGACGGGCGCACCCGGCGCCGGTGGAGGCGGCGCCGGTGGAGGTGGCGTCGTGA
- a CDS encoding phospholipase D family protein — protein sequence MTDPAAWLLSPADRGNPATRIDAADVPGEPDRSWTTGNRVLAHIDGASYFEALHRVVEETGPGDLVWFTDWMGDGNLRLTGEPGSEVVEVLGRALARGVDVRGLVWRSHTDQAGFFAPANRHLGEQLGRRGAEVSLDMRVRPGGSHHQKFVVVRHADDPARDVAFVGGIDLARNRRDDQHHAGDPQARRLTKEYGAHAPWHDVQLELRGPVVRDVETTFRERWEDPAPLTLAPWRRVADALRRVETNPSALPPQAAAPPPAGDSTVQLLRTYPHLGPGRGYDFAPEGERSVARGYSRAIARARELVYIEDQFFWSHDTEHNLPGRRRSSTNEPHGNDVVAALEQQLEAEPGLRVVIVVPRHPDQDGINRQAQLLARHRALERLVRVAPGRVAAYCLENTAGTPVYVHAKICIVDDTWATTGSDNFNRRSWTHDSELTAAVLDPVHARTLRMRLAAEHLGRLAPDEGVGPDGADVGELDRVADCKTADGMVEQFSLAATHLDDWYAAGRVGERPPGQLRRLPRAEPPAALRPLARLLLATVHDPDGRPAHLRATESY from the coding sequence GTGACCGACCCCGCCGCCTGGCTGCTCTCGCCGGCCGACCGCGGCAACCCGGCGACGCGCATCGACGCCGCCGACGTGCCCGGTGAGCCCGACCGTTCCTGGACGACCGGCAACCGCGTGCTCGCCCACATCGACGGCGCGTCCTACTTCGAGGCGCTCCACCGGGTCGTCGAGGAGACGGGCCCGGGCGACCTCGTCTGGTTCACCGACTGGATGGGCGACGGGAACCTCCGCCTCACCGGCGAGCCCGGCAGCGAGGTCGTCGAGGTCCTCGGCCGGGCGCTCGCGCGGGGCGTCGACGTGCGCGGCCTGGTGTGGCGGTCCCACACCGACCAGGCGGGGTTCTTCGCACCCGCCAACCGGCACCTCGGCGAGCAGCTCGGCCGCCGCGGCGCCGAGGTGTCCCTCGACATGCGGGTGCGGCCCGGCGGCTCCCACCACCAGAAGTTCGTCGTGGTGCGGCACGCCGACGACCCGGCCCGCGACGTCGCCTTCGTCGGCGGCATCGACCTCGCGCGCAACCGCCGCGACGACCAGCACCACGCGGGCGACCCGCAGGCGCGGCGCCTGACGAAGGAGTACGGCGCGCACGCCCCCTGGCACGACGTGCAGCTCGAGCTGCGCGGGCCCGTGGTCCGGGACGTGGAGACGACCTTCCGCGAGCGGTGGGAGGACCCGGCGCCGCTGACCCTCGCCCCGTGGCGCCGGGTCGCCGACGCGCTGCGCCGGGTGGAGACGAACCCGTCGGCGCTGCCGCCGCAGGCCGCCGCGCCGCCGCCCGCGGGCGACTCCACCGTGCAGCTGCTGCGCACCTACCCCCACCTCGGTCCGGGCCGGGGCTACGACTTCGCGCCCGAGGGCGAGCGCAGCGTGGCGCGGGGCTACTCGCGGGCGATCGCGCGGGCGCGGGAGCTCGTCTACATCGAGGACCAGTTCTTCTGGAGCCACGACACCGAGCACAACCTGCCGGGACGGCGCCGGAGCTCCACCAACGAGCCGCACGGCAACGACGTCGTCGCCGCCCTCGAGCAGCAGCTCGAGGCCGAGCCCGGCCTGCGCGTCGTCATCGTCGTGCCGCGCCACCCCGACCAGGACGGCATCAACCGCCAGGCGCAGCTGCTGGCGCGGCACCGCGCCCTCGAGCGGCTCGTGCGGGTCGCGCCGGGGCGGGTCGCGGCGTACTGCCTCGAGAACACCGCCGGCACCCCCGTCTACGTGCACGCGAAGATCTGCATCGTCGACGACACGTGGGCGACGACGGGGTCCGACAACTTCAACCGCCGCTCCTGGACCCACGACTCCGAGCTCACCGCCGCCGTGCTCGACCCGGTGCACGCGCGCACCCTGCGGATGCGGCTGGCCGCCGAGCACCTCGGTCGCCTCGCTCCCGACGAGGGCGTCGGGCCCGACGGCGCCGACGTCGGCGAGCTCGACCGCGTCGCCGACTGCAAGACCGCCGACGGGATGGTCGAGCAGTTCTCGCTGGCGGCGACGCACCTCGACGACTGGTACGCCGCGGGTCGCGTCGGCGAGCGACCCCCCGGCCAGCTGCGCCGCCTGCCGCGGGCCGAACCACCGGCGGCCCTGCGCCCCCTCGCCCGGCTGCTGCTGGCGACGGTGCACGACCCCGACGGCCGTCCGGCGCACCTGCGCGCGACCGAGTCGTACTGA
- a CDS encoding ABC transporter ATP-binding protein: MSTSSSPTPSAPVVLRLEDVHRAHGEGAARVDALRGVTLEVAAGELVAIMGPSGSGKSTLLTIAGGLDTPTSGRVLVEGEDLAAASPAARALRRRSSIGYVFQDFNLVPALTAAENVALPRELAGVRPRDARADALLALEEVGVPQVADRYPDQMSGGQQQRVAIARAIVGQRRLVLADEPTGALDSVSGEDVLEVLRGRCDEGVAGVMVTHEPRLAAWADRIVHLRDGRLVGADGGAAGGAAGGAAGDGTVVLSGVRR; encoded by the coding sequence ATGAGCACCTCGTCGTCACCGACCCCGTCCGCTCCCGTCGTGCTGCGCCTCGAGGACGTGCACCGCGCCCACGGCGAGGGCGCGGCCCGCGTCGACGCGCTGCGCGGCGTGACGCTCGAGGTCGCCGCGGGCGAGCTCGTCGCGATCATGGGGCCCTCGGGGTCCGGCAAGTCGACCCTGCTGACCATCGCCGGCGGCCTCGACACCCCGACGTCGGGCCGGGTGCTCGTCGAGGGGGAGGACCTCGCCGCCGCCTCGCCGGCCGCGCGGGCGCTGCGGCGCCGCTCGTCGATCGGCTACGTGTTCCAGGACTTCAACCTGGTGCCGGCCCTCACGGCCGCGGAGAACGTGGCGCTGCCGCGGGAGCTCGCGGGGGTACGCCCGCGTGACGCGCGTGCCGACGCGCTGCTCGCGCTGGAGGAGGTCGGGGTGCCGCAGGTGGCCGACCGCTACCCCGACCAGATGTCCGGCGGGCAGCAGCAGCGGGTCGCCATCGCCCGCGCGATCGTCGGTCAGCGCCGGCTCGTGCTGGCCGACGAGCCCACCGGTGCGCTCGACTCGGTGTCGGGCGAGGACGTGCTCGAGGTGCTCCGCGGACGCTGCGACGAGGGGGTCGCGGGGGTCATGGTGACGCACGAGCCGCGGCTCGCGGCCTGGGCTGACCGCATCGTCCACCTGCGCGACGGACGGCTGGTCGGCGCGGACGGCGGGGCTGCCGGCGGGGCTGCCGGCGGGGCCGCCGGGGACGGCACGGTCGTGCTCAGCGGGGTGCGTCGATGA